The segment CAAGTCCTTCGCGGCCTACAGCGAGCGCTGCCACGACAACGAGGCCCCACGCGGCGCCGTCGGCCATCTTGTCCACCTGGGATCTGAGCTCGCTGCCGAGGCTGCGGGCAATGCGCGCCATCCAGAAGACCATCCAGGTGACGAGTGCGACGGCGGCGATCGAGAGTCCCCCTCCGATCGCCTCTTGCGCAGCGAAGGTCAGTCCCCGAGGGCCGAAGGTGAGCAGTGCGCCGAAAGCGATGGACACTGCGACGGCGATGCCGACTCCGGCCCACGGGGGTGGTTGTCACGCGCGGCAGTCTTTTGACCTCCGCGGATCGGTGCAGTTGCGGAATCCCGGGGTCTTCGCCGGATCTCGACCCCAAAAAGTTGCCCGGCGTGACGCGCCTAACCCTATTAACGACGACGGCGCGTTGCCCGCTCAGGGGGCAACGCGCCGTCGTCGCACTTCAGGATCGCGGCCTGGGCCGCAGCAAAGCCTTAGCTGCGGAAGTTCACGAACTGGAGATCGGCCTCTTCGAACTTCTTCAGGATGTTCATGGTTTCCTGCAGGTCATCGCGGGACTTCGAAGTGACGCGGAGTTCGTCGCCCTGGATCTGCGACTTGACGGACTTCGGGGCCTCGTCGCGGATGATCTTGTTGATCTTCTTCGCGATGTCCTGGGCAATGCCCTCCTTGATGGAGCATTCCAGCCGGAACTCTTTGCCGGAGGGATAGGGCTCGCCCTGGTCGAGGGACTTCAGGGAGATTCCGCGCTTGATGAGCTTGGACTGGAACACGTCCAGGACAGCGAGGATGCGGTCCTCGGAGTTGGCCTTCATCAGGATCTTCTCGCCGCTAAAGTCGATCTCCGCCCCAACGCCCTTGAAATCGTAGCGCTGGGCAATTTCCTTCTGGGACTGGTGCAGCGCGTTGGCGACTTCCTGCTTGTCTACCTTGCTGACGACGTCGAACGTGGATTCGCCTGCCATGACTCTCCTTCTGATTGGTGGGTTGGCCCGGTGGGTTGGCCCGGAAACGGGCGGTTTTGTCTGCCATCCAGCCTAGTACGGAAGCGCCCGGCGTGTGCCGTGTGTTCACAGTTCGCTCACAGCACATACATGGCCGGAACCGAGGCGGCCCGTTCAGAGTTGTACCAGTTGCAAACGTTCATCCTGAAGGGGAGTGCCATGAGCCACCAGGCCGTCCGATACGTCACCAAGTCAGCCGTCACCGCCGCAAGCGCGGTTGCGGCCGCCGCGCTGGCAGCCTCTGTGGTCCTGAGC is part of the Arthrobacter methylotrophus genome and harbors:
- a CDS encoding YajQ family cyclic di-GMP-binding protein, which encodes MAGESTFDVVSKVDKQEVANALHQSQKEIAQRYDFKGVGAEIDFSGEKILMKANSEDRILAVLDVFQSKLIKRGISLKSLDQGEPYPSGKEFRLECSIKEGIAQDIAKKINKIIRDEAPKSVKSQIQGDELRVTSKSRDDLQETMNILKKFEEADLQFVNFRS